The following nucleotide sequence is from Aggregicoccus sp. 17bor-14.
CCTCGCGCTGCTCGGCGGCGAGCGCCCGGGCATCGTGCCCATCGCGCGGCGCATGTACGAGGTGCTCCTGCGGCTGGGGCTGGTGCGCGGCGCCTGGCCCGAGGCCCCGCTCGCGGACGCGCGCGCGCTGCAGGGCGGCGCGCCGCGGCAGGTGGCGGCGGCGGGCCCGGGGGCGCCGTGGGGGCGCTGAGCCGAGGGGCCTCGGGCCCGGGGACGCCGGAGCGGGCGCTGGAGGGGGCTCGGGAGGGCCGGGCGCCGGCGCGCTCCGGCCGGCCGTGGCGCGGGCTGCTGCCGCCCCTGCGCTACGCGGTGCCGCTCGCGCTGCTCTTCTTCGGCGGGCTGGTGGGGCTCTACGACTACGTGCGCAGCGCGCGCACGGCCGAGCGCCAGGTGGAGCAGATGGCGCGCGAGGACCTCGGCCACCGGATGGCGGACCTGCAGAGCCACCTCGAGTTCCTGCTGCGCGCGGGCGAGACGGAGCGGGTGCGCGAGGAGGTGGCGCGGCTGGGGGCGGACGTGAACCTGGAGCGCGGCCTGCTGGTGGACGACGCGGGCCGGGTGGTGGCCGCCACGCGGCGCGAGCTGGTGGGGCGCGAGGCGGCGGGGCTCGAGCCGCCGCTGCCCGCCGCGGCGCGGGGGGTGACGGACGGGGTGCGCCAGCGGCTGGGCGGGCAGGTGCAGGAGGTGGAGGGGGGAGGCGCGCTGGTGGGCGCCTTCCCGGTGGTGTGGGGCGGGCGCGCGACGGAGCTGTGGCCGGACCGGGTGGGGCTCCTGGTGATGGAGCTGGACCTCACCCGGCAGCGGGCCGTGGCGCTGCGCTCCGTGCAGATGCGGGTGCTCGAGCGCATGGCGCTGCTCGCGCTGCTCGCCTTCGCGCTCTGGCTCATGTTCCACGTGTCGCTCGGGCGGCGGGTGCAGAGCCTGGTGGGGGCGGCGCGGCGGCTCGCGGCGGGGGAGGGCAGCGCGCGCGCGGACGTGGGCGGCAGCGACGAGCTGGCGCGGGTGGGCGAGGCCTTCGACGAGATGGCGGAGCAGGTGCAGGAGGCGCGCGAGCGGCTGGAGGCGAGCGAGGAGCGCACCCGGCTCTTGCTGGACGCGACGGCGGAGGGGCTGGTGGGGCTGGACCTGGAGGGCCGCTGCACCTTCTGCAACGCGGCGGCGGTGCGGCTGCTGGGCGCCGCGACCGAGGGGCCGGAGGCGCTCATCGGCCAGGACCTGGAGCACTTCCGCCCGCACTTCCGCCCGGACGGGAGCCTCTTGCCGCGCGAGGAGAGCGAGCTGGTGCAGGAGCTGCGCACGCGCCGCCCGGTGCACGTGGAGGGGCAGGCGCTGCGGCGCGCGGACGGCAGCGCGCTGCCGGTGGAGCTGTGGAGCCACCCGGTGCTGCGCGGCGGGGAGCTGGTGGGGCGGGTGGTGAGCTTCGTGGACATCAGCGAGCGCAAGCGGGCGGAGGACGCGCGCGCCTTCCTCCTGGAGGCGAGCGCGCAGCTGGCGGAGCTGACGGACGAGGCGCAGGCGTACGCGCGGGTGGCGCGGCTCGCGGTGCCGCAGCTCGCCGAGTGGTGCGTCGTGGACACGGTGGACGAGGAGGGGCGGCCGGTGCGCCGCGCGGCAGCGCACGCGGACGCGCGGCGCGAGGAGCTGCTGCGGACGCTGGGCGAGCGCTACCCGCCGGGCTGGGACAGCCCCAGCCCCACCGCGCACGTGCTGATGACGGGGCGCCCCCTGCGGGTGAACAGCGCGGAGCTCCTGCAGGCCTACAGCCCGGACGCGGGCCACGCCGAGCTGCTGCGCGGGCTGGGGGCGCGCGTGGCGCTCGCGCTGCCCCTGCAGGTGCGCGGGCAGACGCTGGGGGTGCTGATGCTCGTGCACGGGGGGCCGGGCTTTCGCTACGGGCCGCACGAGGTGGCGCTCGCCGAGGAGCTCGCGCGCCGCGCCGCGGTGGCGCTGGACAACGCGCGGCTCTACCGCCAGGCGCAGGAGGCGGTGCGGCTGCGCGAGGAGTTCCTCAGCGTGGCGAGCCACGAGCTGCACACGCCGCTCACCCCGCTGCAGCTGCAGCTGCAGGTGCTGCAGCGCGCGCTCGCGGCCCGCAGCGCGCCCGAGGCGCTCGCGCCCAAGATGCAGAAGGCGGTGGGGCAGGTGCGGCGGCTGAGCCGGCTGGTGGACGACCTGCTGGACGTCTCGCGCATCGTGGCGGGGAGGCTCCCGCTGCAGCCCGAGGAGGTGGACCTGCGGCAGCTCACGGACGAGGTGGTGGAGCGCTTCGCCGACCAGGCCGCGCAGGCGGGCTCGAGCGTGCGGGTGCGGGAGGAGGACGGCGCTCCGGGGGGGCCGGTCATCGGGCGCTGGGACCGGCTGCGGCTGGAGCAGGTGCTCACCAACCTGCTCACCAACGCGCTGAAGTACGGGGCGGGGCGGCCGGTGGAGATCGAGCTGGGGCGGGGGCCGGAGGGCGGGGCGCTGTGGCGCATCCGCGACCGGGGCATCGGCATTGCGCCCGAGGCGCTCTCGCGCATCTTCGGGCGCTTCGAGCGCGCGGTGAGCGCGCGCGCGTACGGGGGGCTGGGCCTGGGGCTGTACATCTCGCAGCAGATCGTGCGCGCACACGGCGGGCGCATCGAGGTGGAGAGCCGGCCCGGGGAGGGCTCCACCTTCACCGCGTACCTGCCGCTGGAGGGCGCACCCGCGCAGCCGGCCCTGGCGCCGGGGACCTCGGGCGCCTCAGGGGCGGCGCGCGGCGGGGGGGAGGAGGCGGCGGCGCTTCCCGGGGCGCCGGGCTGAGGGGTAGAACCGGGGGCGAGAGAGAGCAGGCGCGGCGGGGCAGGGCGTGTACCCGTCTTCCAACAGGGGTCTCCGCATGGAAGTGAAGGGCGTGGCGTTCCTCGCGCGGCAGGCGATGGCGGAGGCGACGTACGGGGTGGAGGCGTGGCGCCGCTTCCTCGCGGACTTCGCGAAGCAGGAGCCGCTGTTCCAGCAGCCGATCCTCCCGGTGACGCGGCTGCCGGTGCAGCCCTTCCTCGCGCTCAACGACGCGCTGGTGCGCACCTTCCACAGCGGCAACGTGGAGCAGGGCTACTGGCAGTTCGGCGAGACGAGCGGGCACTACGCGCTGCGCCAGGGGCAGCTGCGCGGGATGTTCGAGCCGGGCGAGTTCCGGCGCTTCCTGCAGTTCACCCCCTTCATCTGGAAGGGCTACTTCACCGAGGGCGAGCTGCAGGTGCTGCCCAGCCCCGAGGCGACGGAGCTGCGCATCGTGGGGGTGCCCTTCCACCACGTGTACTTCGAGTACTCGGTGATGGGCTTCGCGAAGGGCGGGCTCGAGGTGCTCGGGGCGCAGGTGGAGGTGCAGCCCCTGCAGGGCTACAGCCGCGGCGACGACGGCGTGGCGTACCGCTTCCGCGCCACCCCTGCGCCCGGGGCAAGAGGGCCGGGGTGACTTCGACCTCGCGCGCCCTTCAGGCGCGGATCGGACTGGCGTCGGCCTTCGCCGTCACGGTGTCGTTGATCTTGCTCGCGCTCTGGAGCTTCGGCCATCCGGACCCCTGCACGGCGCTGCAGCCGCACTGTGATTCCGAGTTCGCCGACGACCCCACGTTCCGCGCCTTGAGCCTGGGGATGTGCGTCGTCGCGGGGCTCGTCAGTGGCGCGGTCTCCTGGGCCGCCAGTGGCTTCGTGCTCGCGGCGCTCCGGATCGCGAGGCGCGGAGCGACAGACGGCCAGCGACGCTGACGCAGACTCAGAGCGTGAACGGGAAGCGGATCTGCGGCCCCTGCACGCGGTGCACGGGGAAGGTCCAGCCGGAGACCGCGCCCTCGATGCAGGTGGCGAGCGGGGTGCCCTGCAGCTCCTCGGTCTCGGTGGAGACGTCGGCGGTGGTGCCACTGGGGAGCACGCTGAAGCGCACCACGAGGCGGCCGGTGAGGTCGGGCTGCAGCTTGCGCTGGGCGTCCACGCAGGCCTTCACCTGGGCGCGGTGGGCGAGCACCGTCTCCATGATGTCCGCCTGGCCGAGCGTCTCGCGCAGCTCGGCGCCGCCGCCAGGGGGCGGGGGTACGTAGGCGGTGGGCACGGCGGCGGGAGCGGGGGCCGCCTCGGCGGCGGCCTTCGCGCTGGCGCCCGAGCGCGCGGCGGCGTCGTCGGCAGGGCCGGTGGACGTGCCCGAGGACGCGCCGGCAGCGGCTCCGGATGCAGTGGCAGCGGTGCGCGGCGGCACCTCGCCGTCGAGCTCGCGCTCGAACTCCTCGTCGGGGCCGGGGGTGGCGGCGGCGGCCTGCGGGGCGGCGCCGTCCGACTCGTCCTCGAAGGTCACCTCGCCGGAGTCGGTGGTGGCGCTGGAGCCCGCAGCGCGCGCTGCGGAGGCGCTGCCCGGGAGGGCGCGAGCACTGGCCGCCTGCGTCTCGCCTGCGGAGGCCGCACCGGCTTGCGCCTGGTGCGTGGAGCCCGCAGCTCCCTGGGCACTGCGCGCGGAGGCCGCGGCGCTGCGCGTGGCGGCGTCGGAGCCCTGCGCCTCGCGAGCCCCGGCTGCGCCCGCCGATGCATCGCGAACCCCTGCCGGGCCGCCCTGTGCGGCGCGAGCGTTGGCCGAGCCACTCTGCGGGTCGCGGGCACCTGCCGGAGCGAGCTTCGCGTCGCGGGAGCCTGCGGAGCCCGCCGGCGCATTGCGCGCGGACGGCGCGGCGCCCGGACCTGCGAGGGGGGCCTGCGGAGCCGACGCGCCCTTCGCGCCACCGGCGCGGGCGCCGCTGCCCTGCGCCTCGGCGCCCGGAGCCGCAGCGGCCTGCGCGCTGCGGGCGGACTGCGCACCCTCACCCTGCTGCGGCGGAGCGCTCGCCACCGCGGCGCCCTGTGCGGTGGGCACGGCGGCGGCCCGCGCGGGCGCCTCCGCGTGCTCGCGGCTGCGCAGCAGGGCGAAGCCGAGCAGGGCGCAGGTGATGACGAGCGCGGTCATCGCGGCGCCGAGCAGCGCGGCGCCCACCACGCCGGTGCCGCGGCGGGCGGCGGGCGCCTCCGGGGCGACGGGCGCGGGGGGCACGTAGGTATGGAGGGCCGCGGCGCGTGCCTCCTGCAGGCGGGCGAGGGCCTCGCTGCGGGCGAGCGCCTCGTCGCGGGCGTGCAGCTCCTCGTCCGCGAGCAGCGAGCGCAGGGCGCTGCTCGCCACCGGCTGGTAGGCGGGCTTCGCGGGGGCCGCGGGCGGCGCGCTGAGGCTGCTGGCCACCTGCGAGAGGCTGAGGCGCGGCACGGGCGGGGCGAGCGCGCCGGCGAGCCGCAGCACGCGCGCGAGCGGCACCCAGCGCGCCATCCCGCCGCTCCAGCACGGGGTGTCGGGGCCCACCTCGCCCGCCTCCCAGCGCTCGCGCAGGGTCTGCAGCGTGAGCGGGCCCTGGGGGCTGCCCGCGGGGGCGACGTACCAGGTGTCCAGCGGATCGAGGGCGTCAGCCTCGAGCGCCTCCTCGTCCCCGTCCAGAGGGCCCACGGGCCCCACGGGCCCTGAAGCCGCCTGGCGGATGGCGCCCGCGTGCAGGCGCTCGGGGCGCTGCGAGCCGCCGCGCGCCGCGTCCCACCCGGGCAGGGTGGCCGCCCACGCGGGCTCCGCGGACTCGAGCGCGCCGAGCGCCGCGTCCACCTCGGCGTCCTCGCCGAGCAGCGGCTCGAAGGCCGGAGCCCCGAGCTCGAGCTCGGGCAGCAGCGCGCCCGCGCTCTGGCGCAGCCGCGCGCCGGCGTCGTCGAGCGACTCGAAGTCCGCGCCCTCCGGCTCGGCGGAGGGCAGCTGCTGCACGCTCTCCTGCAGGAGGCTCGCGTAGGGGCGCGGGGCGCTCTGCAGCCC
It contains:
- a CDS encoding ATP-binding protein, producing the protein MGALSRGASGPGTPERALEGAREGRAPARSGRPWRGLLPPLRYAVPLALLFFGGLVGLYDYVRSARTAERQVEQMAREDLGHRMADLQSHLEFLLRAGETERVREEVARLGADVNLERGLLVDDAGRVVAATRRELVGREAAGLEPPLPAAARGVTDGVRQRLGGQVQEVEGGGALVGAFPVVWGGRATELWPDRVGLLVMELDLTRQRAVALRSVQMRVLERMALLALLAFALWLMFHVSLGRRVQSLVGAARRLAAGEGSARADVGGSDELARVGEAFDEMAEQVQEARERLEASEERTRLLLDATAEGLVGLDLEGRCTFCNAAAVRLLGAATEGPEALIGQDLEHFRPHFRPDGSLLPREESELVQELRTRRPVHVEGQALRRADGSALPVELWSHPVLRGGELVGRVVSFVDISERKRAEDARAFLLEASAQLAELTDEAQAYARVARLAVPQLAEWCVVDTVDEEGRPVRRAAAHADARREELLRTLGERYPPGWDSPSPTAHVLMTGRPLRVNSAELLQAYSPDAGHAELLRGLGARVALALPLQVRGQTLGVLMLVHGGPGFRYGPHEVALAEELARRAAVALDNARLYRQAQEAVRLREEFLSVASHELHTPLTPLQLQLQVLQRALAARSAPEALAPKMQKAVGQVRRLSRLVDDLLDVSRIVAGRLPLQPEEVDLRQLTDEVVERFADQAAQAGSSVRVREEDGAPGGPVIGRWDRLRLEQVLTNLLTNALKYGAGRPVEIELGRGPEGGALWRIRDRGIGIAPEALSRIFGRFERAVSARAYGGLGLGLYISQQIVRAHGGRIEVESRPGEGSTFTAYLPLEGAPAQPALAPGTSGASGAARGGGEEAAALPGAPG
- a CDS encoding AgmX/PglI C-terminal domain-containing protein, which encodes MGEDTTDVQGTCCEYPGCSGHHAAGAPHAGHELLLAEQDVEGALALLDAVEAGLQSAPRPYASLLQESVQQLPSAEPEGADFESLDDAGARLRQSAGALLPELELGAPAFEPLLGEDAEVDAALGALESAEPAWAATLPGWDAARGGSQRPERLHAGAIRQAASGPVGPVGPLDGDEEALEADALDPLDTWYVAPAGSPQGPLTLQTLRERWEAGEVGPDTPCWSGGMARWVPLARVLRLAGALAPPVPRLSLSQVASSLSAPPAAPAKPAYQPVASSALRSLLADEELHARDEALARSEALARLQEARAAALHTYVPPAPVAPEAPAARRGTGVVGAALLGAAMTALVITCALLGFALLRSREHAEAPARAAAVPTAQGAAVASAPPQQGEGAQSARSAQAAAAPGAEAQGSGARAGGAKGASAPQAPLAGPGAAPSARNAPAGSAGSRDAKLAPAGARDPQSGSANARAAQGGPAGVRDASAGAAGAREAQGSDAATRSAAASARSAQGAAGSTHQAQAGAASAGETQAASARALPGSASAARAAGSSATTDSGEVTFEDESDGAAPQAAAATPGPDEEFERELDGEVPPRTAATASGAAAGASSGTSTGPADDAAARSGASAKAAAEAAPAPAAVPTAYVPPPPGGGAELRETLGQADIMETVLAHRAQVKACVDAQRKLQPDLTGRLVVRFSVLPSGTTADVSTETEELQGTPLATCIEGAVSGWTFPVHRVQGPQIRFPFTL